Proteins from a genomic interval of Nitrospina gracilis Nb-211:
- a CDS encoding tetratricopeptide repeat protein: MFSNQLLEKGKVAQRQGRFQEATQHLGQFLETHLEKLGENHPVIAATWFRLGQLWMEQGDPVQALVYFEKTKSSQVRNLGETHVHLTNTWNQMAAACVDQDDYDRAIECHQQALDISLRHYSEYHPSVALTCKSLGMVWYRKGDLDQALLFIQKALGGLRTICAQDHPLLAQTWNNLGMISEAQGNQREACNYFTKALDVACKAGLDTLKFTLEQKLEELTVLQEGDEEQTAADAAEEATHEEPAAPESTLYAGTKSRSH; this comes from the coding sequence ATGTTTTCCAATCAACTGCTTGAAAAAGGAAAGGTCGCGCAAAGGCAGGGCCGGTTTCAGGAAGCCACACAACACCTCGGTCAATTTCTTGAAACGCATCTGGAAAAACTGGGGGAAAACCACCCGGTGATCGCCGCCACCTGGTTTCGTTTGGGGCAACTGTGGATGGAGCAAGGCGATCCAGTCCAAGCGTTGGTCTATTTTGAAAAAACCAAGAGCAGCCAGGTTCGGAACCTCGGTGAAACGCACGTTCACCTGACCAACACGTGGAACCAGATGGCCGCCGCCTGCGTGGACCAGGATGACTACGACCGCGCTATCGAATGCCACCAGCAGGCGCTGGACATCAGCCTGCGCCATTACAGCGAGTACCATCCGTCGGTCGCACTGACCTGCAAGAGTCTCGGTATGGTGTGGTACCGCAAGGGTGATCTCGATCAGGCGCTTCTTTTCATCCAGAAAGCATTGGGGGGTCTCCGCACCATTTGCGCCCAGGATCACCCCTTGCTTGCCCAGACCTGGAACAACCTGGGTATGATATCCGAAGCACAGGGCAACCAAAGGGAAGCGTGCAATTATTTCACCAAGGCGCTGGACGTGGCGTGCAAAGCGGGATTGGATACCTTGAAATTCACGCTTGAGCAGAAACTGGAAGAGCTGACGGTGCTGCAGGAAGGTGACGAAGAGCAGACGGCGGCGGACGCCGCCGAAGAAGCAACCCATGAGGAACCCGCCGCCCCGGAATCCACCTTGTATGCCGGAACGAAATCCCGCTCCCATTAA
- a CDS encoding acetolactate synthase large subunit, translated as MKASDLFVHALEQEGVESIFGVPGEETLNLMESLRHSNIRFILTRHEQAAGFMAATYGRLTGRVGVCLSTLGPGVTNLVTAGAYAQLGAMPMLMISGQKPIKKSKQGRFQIVDAIAMMRPLTKSTRQVVHGNSISVIVRESVRLAQEERPGAVHIELPEDIAEEECTARPYPVQTTRRPHADELAIEQAAQMLMQAKRPLLLIGAGANRYRTSQALRQFVDHTGIYFFNTQMGKGVVDERHPRFLGTAALSNKDYLHCAIEQADLILNVGHDVIEKPPFFMYANGSTQVIHVNFFSSNVDEVYFPQLDVVGDIADSIERLYRHITPSAQWELSFFEKVKLELEQHIEEKAVQPRFPVGPEFLVGEIRRIMPDDGILALDNGLYKIWFARNYKAYGLNTLLLDNALASMGAGLPSAMAARMVFPERKVMAICGDGGFMMNAQELETAVRLKLDLVIVVLCDNAYGMIKWKQTELGFPAFGMDYTNPDFCKFAEAHGATGHRVKRAEELFNVLGDCFNTPGIHLVEVPIDYAEDEKDLVEEIKSKTEAL; from the coding sequence ATGAAAGCATCCGATCTGTTTGTCCACGCTCTCGAACAGGAGGGCGTGGAATCCATCTTCGGCGTCCCCGGCGAGGAAACGCTGAACCTGATGGAGTCCCTGCGTCATTCGAACATCCGCTTCATCCTCACCCGTCACGAGCAGGCGGCGGGGTTCATGGCCGCCACCTACGGACGGCTCACCGGCCGGGTGGGCGTCTGCCTGTCCACGCTCGGCCCCGGCGTGACCAATCTGGTGACCGCCGGCGCCTACGCCCAACTGGGCGCCATGCCCATGCTCATGATCTCCGGCCAGAAACCCATTAAGAAGAGCAAGCAGGGACGGTTCCAGATCGTCGATGCCATCGCCATGATGCGGCCGCTGACCAAGTCCACGCGGCAGGTGGTGCACGGCAACAGCATTTCCGTCATCGTGCGTGAGTCGGTGCGGCTGGCGCAGGAAGAACGACCCGGCGCAGTGCACATCGAACTGCCGGAAGACATCGCCGAGGAAGAATGCACCGCCCGGCCATACCCGGTGCAGACGACGCGCCGCCCGCACGCGGACGAACTGGCCATCGAACAGGCGGCGCAGATGCTGATGCAGGCCAAGCGGCCGCTCCTCCTCATCGGCGCCGGTGCCAACCGCTACCGCACCAGCCAGGCGCTCCGGCAATTTGTCGATCACACCGGCATTTATTTTTTCAACACGCAGATGGGCAAGGGCGTGGTGGACGAGCGGCATCCCAGATTCCTCGGCACCGCCGCGCTCTCAAACAAGGATTACTTGCACTGCGCCATCGAACAGGCGGACCTCATCCTCAACGTCGGCCACGACGTCATCGAAAAACCGCCGTTCTTCATGTACGCGAACGGCAGTACGCAGGTCATCCATGTCAACTTCTTCTCGTCCAATGTGGATGAGGTGTACTTCCCGCAACTCGACGTGGTGGGCGACATCGCCGACAGCATCGAGCGCCTGTACCGACACATCACCCCTTCGGCGCAGTGGGAACTCAGTTTCTTTGAAAAAGTGAAGCTGGAGCTGGAACAACACATCGAGGAAAAGGCCGTGCAACCGCGCTTTCCCGTGGGTCCCGAATTTCTTGTCGGGGAGATTCGCCGCATCATGCCGGACGACGGCATCCTCGCCCTCGACAATGGCCTGTACAAAATCTGGTTCGCGCGCAACTACAAGGCGTACGGACTGAACACTCTGCTTCTCGACAACGCGCTGGCCAGCATGGGCGCGGGCCTGCCTTCCGCCATGGCGGCGCGCATGGTGTTCCCGGAACGCAAGGTGATGGCCATCTGCGGCGACGGCGGTTTCATGATGAACGCGCAGGAACTGGAAACCGCGGTGCGGCTGAAACTGGACCTGGTGATCGTGGTGCTGTGCGACAACGCGTACGGCATGATCAAGTGGAAACAGACGGAGCTGGGATTCCCCGCGTTCGGCATGGATTACACCAATCCGGACTTTTGCAAATTCGCCGAAGCGCATGGCGCCACCGGACACCGGGTGAAGCGGGCGGAAGAGTTATTTAATGTACTGGGAGATTGCTTCAATACGCCGGGCATCCACCTGGTGGAAGTGCCGATCGATTATGCCGAGGACGAGAAGGACCTGGTCGAGGAGATCAAATCCAAAACCGAAGCGCTGTGA